The Leifsonia poae region CCTTCCGCGATATCGCGCCGAAGGCGCCGGTGCACCTGCTCGTCGTGCCCAAGACGGGACAGTACCGCGACGTGGCCGAGCTCGCCGCGGGCGACCCGGCTCTGCTGGCCACGGTGGTCGCGACGGCCAAACGCCTCGCGGACGAGCACGCGAACGGCGATTTCCGGCTGATCTTCAACACTGGCGCCGGTGCGGGGCAGACCGTGTTCCACGTGCACGCCCACGTTCTGAGTGCCCCCGGAGAGGGAAACAGCCTCGAGGAAGGAAACCTTGCCGACTAGCGAAACAGACCCCCAGCGCAGCGACGGGCAGTCCGAGGCACGGTTCGACGTCGACGGCGTCGCAATGGTGCGACTGCTCGGCCCGCAGGACAGGCTGCTCAAGACGCTGGAACGGCAGTATCCGCTGGTCAGCGTGCACGTGCGGGGCAACGAGATCACTCTCGCCGGCGACCCGGTGCAGCTTGATGCGGCCCGTCGCCTGATCGAGGAGCTGCTCCAGATGGTGCGGAACGGTCAAGAGATCAGCCCGGCCGAGGTCACCAGCTCGGCCCGGATGCTTAACACCGACCTCAACCTCAGCCCGGCCGACGTGCTGAGCCAGGCCATTCTGACCGCGCGTGGCAAAGCGATCCGAGCCAAGACCCTCGGTCAGAAGAACTACGTGGACGCGATCGACCAGAACACCATCGTGTTCGGTATCGGCCCCGCCGGAACGGGCAAGACCTACCTGGCGATGGCGAAGGCGGTTCAGGCCCTCCAACGCAAGGAGGTGAACCGGATCATCCTGACGCGTCCGGCCGTGGAGGCAGGGGAGCGTCTCGGCTACCTGCCCGGCACCCTGACCGACAAGATCGACCCGTACCTGCGCCCGCTCTACGACGCCCTGAACGAGATGATGGATCCCGATCTGGTGCCCAAACTCCTGGCCGCCGGCACGATCGAGGTCGCACCGCTCGCCTACATGCGCGGTCGCACGCTGAACGACTCGTTCATCGTCCTGGACGAGGCGCAGAACACCACCCCGGAACAGATGAAGATGTTCCTGACCCGGCTCGGCTTCGGTTCGCGCATGGTCGTGACCGGCGATATCACGCAGGTCGACCTTCCGAACGCGGCGAGTGGCCTGCGTCTAGTGACGCGGGTGCTCAAAGACATCGACGACATCCATTTCGCCCGGCTCACCAGCGAAGACGTCGTGCGGCACACCCTGGTCGGCCGGATCGTCGACGCATACACCGAGTACGACGCGCAGAAACAGGCTTTGCACTACGAGCGCGAGCAGGCGGCCGAGTTCGCGAACCGGGCGGAGCGGCGCTCGTCGATTCCGCGCGACCGTCAGCCGAAACGGCGCTGAGCTCGAGACGATGACGGAAGAACAGCGAAGGCAGACCCCATGAGCATCGAAGTCAACAACGAGTCGGCGATTCCGGTGGATGAGGCGGCCCTGCAGCGTCTTGCCGGTTATGCGCTCGACATCATGCATGTGCACCCGGACGCGGAGCTCGCCATCGTGCTCGTTGACGAAGCGGCAATGGAGCAACTCCACGTGCAGTGGATGGACGAGCCCGGTCCGACCGATGTGCTCAGCTTCCCGATGGATGAGCTGCGCCCGGGAACCGAAGACGACCCGGCACCGGCGGGGCTGCTCGGCGATGTCGTGCTCTGCCCGCAGGTGGCACAGGCGCAGGCCGAGACCGCGGGCCACAGCCTGATGGAAGAACTGCTGCTCCTCACGACTCACGGGATGCTGCACCTGCTCGGCTTCGACCACGCGGAGCCGGCGGAAGAGCGTGAGATGTTCGGAATCCAGCGCGACATCCTCATCGGGTTCTCGCGCTACGACCGACAGCATTAGGGGCCGGGATGCTCGCAACGCTGTTCTTCATCGTCGCGTTCCTTCTCGTGGCGTTCGGCGGGTTGATGGCCGCCGTCGACGCCGCGATCTCGGTGCAGTCGCGCTCCGACATCGCCGAACTGGCCGAGACGTCGCGGGCCCAAAGCTCACTCCGGGCCATCGCAGCCGACCCGGGGGCGCACTTCAACGCCATCAACTTCATCCGCATCACTGCCGAGACGACGGCGGCGGTGCTCGTGACGCTCGGTTTCGAGACGATCTTCGAAGAGTGGTGGGTGTCGCTGATCCTCTCCGCGCTCATCATGACCGGTGTGTCGTTCGTGCTGGTCGGTGCGAGCCCTCGGAGCGTCGGCCGGGCCAACTCGACGTATCTGCTGCGCTTGACAGCCCCACTCATCCGGTTCATCCGTGTGCTCCTCGGCCCGATCGCCAACGGGCTCGTGGCGCTGGGGAACAAGGTGACGCCATCCCGCTCCCGCTCGGCCCCGGTTGCGAGCGAGGAGCAGCTGCTGAGCATCGTCGACGAGGCCGCCGAATTCGATGTTCTGGAGGAGGACGACCGCGAGCTGATCCACTCGATCTTCGAGTTCAGCGACACGGTGGTGCGCGAGGTGATGATCCCGCGCACCGATATGGTGACGGTCGATCGCGGCGCCGGGATCGGCACCGCGATGGGCCTCTTCCTCAGCAGGGGCGTCTCTCGTATGCCGGTGATCGACGGGGACCCGGATGAGGTGGTCGGCGTGCTCTACCTGCGCGATGTGGCCAAGCTCAGCTTCGAGAGCCCGCTGGGGGCCGACGAGATGACGATGGGCGACCTCGCCCGCCCTGCCCTGTTCGTTCCGGAGTCGAAAACGGCCGACACCCTGCTGCGCCAGATGCAGCTGGAGTCCAACCACCTCGCGATGGTCGTGGACGAGTATGGCGGCATCGCCGGTCTCGTCACCATGGAGGACCTCATCGAAGAGTTGGTGGGGGAGATCTCGGACGAGTACGACCACGAGGTCGAACTGGTCCAGCAGGTCTCCGAAGGGCGGTACCGCGTCAGCGCGCGACTCCCCATCGACGAGCTCGGGGAGCTTTTCGGCCTCGAACTCGACGACGACGACGTCGACACTGTCGGCGGCCTCGTCTCCAAAGCACTCGGACGGCTCCCCGGTGTGGGGTCGACCGCATCAAGTCACGGTCTGCGGTTCACCGTCGACCGAACCGAAGGCCGGCGCAAACACGTCAGCACCGTGCTCGTCGAACGTGACGCAGCC contains the following coding sequences:
- the ybeY gene encoding rRNA maturation RNase YbeY, whose translation is MSIEVNNESAIPVDEAALQRLAGYALDIMHVHPDAELAIVLVDEAAMEQLHVQWMDEPGPTDVLSFPMDELRPGTEDDPAPAGLLGDVVLCPQVAQAQAETAGHSLMEELLLLTTHGMLHLLGFDHAEPAEEREMFGIQRDILIGFSRYDRQH
- a CDS encoding PhoH family protein, translated to MPTSETDPQRSDGQSEARFDVDGVAMVRLLGPQDRLLKTLERQYPLVSVHVRGNEITLAGDPVQLDAARRLIEELLQMVRNGQEISPAEVTSSARMLNTDLNLSPADVLSQAILTARGKAIRAKTLGQKNYVDAIDQNTIVFGIGPAGTGKTYLAMAKAVQALQRKEVNRIILTRPAVEAGERLGYLPGTLTDKIDPYLRPLYDALNEMMDPDLVPKLLAAGTIEVAPLAYMRGRTLNDSFIVLDEAQNTTPEQMKMFLTRLGFGSRMVVTGDITQVDLPNAASGLRLVTRVLKDIDDIHFARLTSEDVVRHTLVGRIVDAYTEYDAQKQALHYEREQAAEFANRAERRSSIPRDRQPKRR
- a CDS encoding histidine triad nucleotide-binding protein; translation: METDERSLFSRIIDREIPADIVYEDDEVIAFRDIAPKAPVHLLVVPKTGQYRDVAELAAGDPALLATVVATAKRLADEHANGDFRLIFNTGAGAGQTVFHVHAHVLSAPGEGNSLEEGNLAD
- a CDS encoding hemolysin family protein, translated to MLATLFFIVAFLLVAFGGLMAAVDAAISVQSRSDIAELAETSRAQSSLRAIAADPGAHFNAINFIRITAETTAAVLVTLGFETIFEEWWVSLILSALIMTGVSFVLVGASPRSVGRANSTYLLRLTAPLIRFIRVLLGPIANGLVALGNKVTPSRSRSAPVASEEQLLSIVDEAAEFDVLEEDDRELIHSIFEFSDTVVREVMIPRTDMVTVDRGAGIGTAMGLFLSRGVSRMPVIDGDPDEVVGVLYLRDVAKLSFESPLGADEMTMGDLARPALFVPESKTADTLLRQMQLESNHLAMVVDEYGGIAGLVTMEDLIEELVGEISDEYDHEVELVQQVSEGRYRVSARLPIDELGELFGLELDDDDVDTVGGLVSKALGRLPGVGSTASSHGLRFTVDRTEGRRKHVSTVLVERDAALIAAPDASQEENKP